Proteins co-encoded in one Vidua chalybeata isolate OUT-0048 chromosome 18, bVidCha1 merged haplotype, whole genome shotgun sequence genomic window:
- the IQCD gene encoding dynein regulatory complex protein 10, with amino-acid sequence MATPRKAGIPLGVMKVLDPRQLKPDSMETERILTVLDETIVKLEITRLIPQITGSLERYARMLGPEITSSLLEHQKLSMEIQHLLTSPGDEKSMRALEQRLKCSLRNILRLFLANPLLYHGLKYEVRVRQSPADVFVKAFMEFRDFTLERLLTTPDEEKEKIQLMKDISLQVEKNTETISALRGELAGVIQTRDKEVSRKDKTIENLKTNMEDLAENCKADIRLIMKEGEKQKKEDEEASQDRCARLKQDIQHLGTQFNALVLEHRASELVLRKEKCKAEKEIQKWVQKYDTDMTEKQVLALSALLCHKTTYEEVQTVYNEEKEQLSLLMEKHAMLLQEYTQIEEERRMLKEKEEEAAREEARRNDAATCIQAFWKGYLVRSIYKSKLKKGKGKGKGKK; translated from the exons ATGGCAActccaaggaaggcaggaatcCCATTAGGTGTCATGAAGGTGTTGGATCCACGCCAGCTAAAACCTGATAGCATGGAGACAGAAAGAATCCTAACTGTCTTGGATGAGACCATTGTCAAGCTGGAGATCACCAGGTTGATCCCGCAGATTACTGGCTCTCTGGAGAGGTATGCTAGGATGCTGGGACCTGAGATCACAAGCAGCCTTTTGGAGCATCAGAAGCTTTCAATGGAAATACAGCACCTGCTCACCAGCCCTGGAGATGAGAAGAGCATGAGAGCTTTGGAGCAACGCCTGAAATGTTCCCTGAGAAACATCCTGAGGCTCTTCCTGGCCAACCCCTTGCTTTACCATGGGCTGAAATACGAAGTTCGGGTGAGACAGTCACCAGCTGATGTGTTTGTCAAAGCCTTTATGGAGTTCCGGGATTTCACGCTCGAGAGGCTCCTGACCACTCCtgatgaagagaaggaaaagattcaATTAATGAAAGACATTTCCCTCCAGGttgagaaaaacacagaaacgATCTCAGCTCTACggggagagctggcaggagtCATCCAGACTCGAGATAAGGAG GTTAGCAGGAAGGACAAAACAATCGAAAACCTCAAAACCAACATGGAAGATCTGGCCGAGAACTGCAAGGCTGACATCCGGCTGATCatgaaggaaggggaaaagcagaaaaaagaggATGAGGAAGCCTCCCAGGACAGATGTGCCAGGCTGAAGCAGGACATTCAGCACCTGGGAACACAGTTCAATGCACTGGTGCTGGAGCATCGAGCCTCAGAGCTGGTTCTCAGGAAG gaaaagtgcaaagcagagaaggaaattcaGAAGTGGGTCCAGAAATACGACACAGACATGACAGAAAAACAGGTGTTGGCTTTAAGTGCTTTGCTCTGCCATAAG ACCACATATGAGGAGGTCCAGACTGTCTACAACGAGGAGAAGGAACAGTTGTCCCTGCTGATGGAGAAACACGCAATGCTGCTCCAGGAGTACACCCAGATTGAGGAGGAGCGCAGGATGCtcaaggagaaggaggaggaagctgcACGGGAAGAGGCCAGGAGGAACGATGCTGCCACCTGCATCCAGGCCTTCTGGAAAGGCTACTTGGTGCGGTCCATCTACAAGTCAAAACTGAAGAAGGGAAAGGGCAAGGGCAAGGGCAAGAAATAA